In Tistrella mobilis, the genomic window TCTGGCGATGATGATGTTCCGCATCGTGTGGCTGGTGCTGGACTGTCTGGAGACGGGGCAGCGTGCCCAGGCGGCCCGGCTGGGGCATGCCGGCTGGGGCCGGCAGATCCGATCGGGGGGCCGGCTGCTCGCCGGGCTTCTGCCGCGGGTGCTGGATCGGGCGCAGCGGATGAATGCCGGGCTTGCCGTGCGGGGCTATGACGGCCGGCTGCGCTTTGCCGGTGCCGAGGCGGTTGCCGCCCCGGCCCGGCTTGCCCTGCTCGCGGGCGGCCTTGTCTTTGCCGCAGCCGGCGCGGCCTGGATCGGCTGATGCTCGAAGCTCGGGATCTGGTTCATCACTATCCGGGCGGCGTCACGGCGCTCGATCATGTCGATCTGGTGATTCCGGCCGGCGGACGCCTGGCTATCCTGGGCGCCAATGGTGCCGGCAAGTCGACCCTGCTGCTGGCGCTGGCGGGCGCGATCCGCACCGATCGGGGGCAGGTGATCCTCGACGGCAGCCCGGTCACTCATGACCGCAAGGGATTGACCCGGCTCCGGCATCGGGTCGGTCTGGTGTTCCAGGATCCCGACGACCAGCTCTTTGCCGCAACCGTCGCCGAGGATGTAAGCTTCGGTCCGCTCAATCTTGGCCTGACCATGGCCGAGGCCCGGGGCCGTACGGCAGAGGCGCTGGATATGATGGGCGTTGCCCATCTCGCCGATCGTGCCACTCATATGCTGAGCTTCGGCCAACGCAAGCGGGTCGCCATCGCCGGGCTGCTGGCCATGCGGCCCGGTATCCTGCTGCTCGACGAGCCGACGGCGGGGCTCGATCCGGCCGGCGTCGATGAACTGATGCAGCGGCTGGATGCGGTGGCCGGCACCGGCACGGCCGTGGTCATCGCCACCCACGACATGGACCTGGCCAATGGCTGGGCCGATCGTATTGCCGTGTTCGGCCGCGGGCAGATCGTCCTCGACGGGCCGCCCGAGGCGGTTTTTGAGGATGAGGCGCTGCTGGCGGCGCTGGGGCTGCGCCTGCCGATGCTCCGCCGCCTGGCCGGCGAACTGGCAGCCCGCGGGCTGCTGAAGGCCGGCCCCCTGCCGCGGCGGCTGGAGGATCTGGTGGCCGCCTTGCCGGGGCACCGGTAAAGCGGCCCTAATGGCCGCCTGCGGCCTTCAACCGGCGGTGAAGCGTGGCGCGATGGATGCCGAGCAGACGTGCGGCGGCGCTGATATTGCCGCCGGTCCCGGCCAGGGCGCGGAAGACCGCGTCATCGGTGAGGGCACGCAGTGAGGCGGGGGCGGCCGGCGCAGCTGCCGGAGCGGCCGGAGAGGATGGTGCGGGCGAGGGTGGGGCGGCCTCGGCTGCTGCTTCGGCCTCTCCCAGGATTTCCTGCGGCAGGTCGGTCGCCTCGATGACCGCCCCGTCATCCGCCAGGGCGACCAGCGTGCGCAACAGGTTGGCGAGTTCCCTCAGATTGCCGGGCCAGCGGTGGCCGATCAGCCTTTGGCGCGCCTCGTCCGACAGCCGGATGGCCCGTGCGGCGGCGCCGGTGGCGGCGAAGACGGCATCCACGATCCCATCCAGCGGCTGACGGTCGCGCAGCGGCGTCAGGGTCACCGACAGGTGATTCAGCCGGTAATAGAGGTCGCTGCGGAAGCGCCCTTCGGCCACGGCTGTCTTCAGGTCCTGATGGGTGGCGGCGACCAGTCGGAAATCGACCTTGACCGGCTTGCCGGCGCCGAGCGGCAGGACCTCGCCATCCTGAAGCACCCTGAGCAGCCGCGCTTGCAGGCCGAGCGGCATGTCGCCGATCTCGTCCAGGAACAGGATCCCCCCTTCGGCCTGGCGGATGCGGCCGGTAGAGCCACGCTTTCGGGCCCCGGTGAAGGCGCCGTCCTCGTAGCCGAAAAGTTCGCTTTCAAGCAGGCCTTCCGGGATGGCGGCGCAGTTGACGGCGACCAGCGGCCGGCCGGCGAGGCTGGAGCGGCTGTGCAGCGCCCGCACGAACACCTCTTTGCCGGTGCCCGTTTCCCCCTGCAACAGCACCGGAATATCGGCATCGGTGGCGCGCACCGCGCGGGCGAGCAGGGCATCGGTGGCCAGGTCCCAGACCATGCCGCCGCGGATGGTCACCGCCTGCGCTTCGGCGACGGGGGCCGGGGCCGGGCGGCGGCGGGGCACCGCCGGGGCGGGGCGCGAGACGCGCAGATGCATCGGCACACCACCGGCACGGGTGTGCAGAAGCCGGGCTTCGCCGGTCATCGTTCCGTCGAACAGGGCTTCCCAGTCGGTTTCGCCGATCGTGGAGGCATCGACGCCGAGCAGGCCGAGGGCGATGCGGTTGGCCGCGGTCAGCCGCCCGTCGCGAAAGGCCAGCAGCCCCTCATGCGGGGTGCCGAGCCACGAGGGATGGGAGTGCAGCCGCACCAGCAGATCGGCGCCGTCGCTCTCGGCGGCCTGCATCGCCCAGCGATGCTCCAGATTGGCGACCGCCAGCCGGATCAGGGTCCGGGCATGGGTCTGCGGCCGGCGGGCATCGGCCGACAGGTCGAACAGCCCGGCGATCCGCCCGGACGGATCGAAGACCGGCATGGCCGTGCAGACCAGAAAACGGTTTTCGTCCAGGTAATGCTCTGCCCCGTCGACCTCGACCAGGCCGCCTTCGGCCAGCGCCGTGCCGACCGCATTGGTGCCTTCATGTTCTTCCGACCAGCAGGCGCCCGGCTGCAGGAACACCCGGCGGGCCCGGCCGGCAAAACCGTCATCACCCCGGGCATCCAGGATCAGGCCGCGGGAATCGGTCAGGATCGCCACGCCACGCGCATCTGCCATGGCATGGGCCAGCAGATCGAGTTCCGGCGTCGCGAGCCGCAGCAGATCGTGATTGCGCTCGCGCTGGCGGCGGAGGGCTGCCAGGCCGAGCGGATCCTGCCGCGCCGGCCGGTTCATCGCCAGCCCGCGTGAGGCACAACGTTGCCAGGACCGGCCGATCACCTCGGGCACGGATCCGTCAGGCAGGTGGCCGGCATCGCGGAACTGACCGCGGACGCCGGTAAGCGTCTGCATCTGCAGCCCGGACTGCTGGGACATCCGGTCGTTCTCCCCGCGGCGCCCCTTGATGTTCATCGACCGTTGGTTATGACGGTGGCCGTCATCACCCCGGTCCCGGTTGCGGCGGCGGGCGCCTGCCTTGCTGCAACACTATTCTTTCAGAATGCCCCGGTGGCGGCAGTTGTGCAAGGGATGCAAGGGTTTGCGCATCAGCCCGGCCGGGCGGTGGCGAAGACGTGCTGCGGCCTTTTGCGACAGCTGTCGCGCAACTGTCGCGTCCTGCGACAGGTTGATGGTGACAGCCCGGTGCGCCACAGCCGGCCGGTGCGCCGATCTCGGCGCGTTTCGGTGCGACGCCTCGTCTGGCACGGTGTTTGCTGCTTGGTCTTCCGGAATGGTGTCGGGCGTCCCTACCCGCCATTTCCCCCACCGCGTCAGCATATCCCTCGCGGATGCGGTGCTTAACTTGCGGGGGCGGTGTTCCCGTGCGCCGCCCCCGTCATCGTCTCCGGGAAACCGGATCCGGACACGCCCCGGGGCAGCGGGCGTGCGGTTCCGCCCGGAAGGCGTTATGCTGATCGTGTTACGCCACCTGCGCGATCATCTCTCCTTCCAGACCATCCAGAACGAGACCCCCCGACGGCATCATCCGCGCAAGGGGGGCGGACAAACCGTCCGGACGTCTCACCGATGGAGGAAACGCGAAGATGTCTCTGCCAAACACGATGAAGGCGGCCGTGGTGCGCGCTTTCGGACAGCCGCTGGTCATCGAGGAAGTCCCCGTGCCGCGCCCCGATCCCGGGCAGGTCCTGATCAGGGTCGTCGCTTCGGGCGTCTGCCACACCGATCTGCATGCCGCCGAGGGCGACTGGCCGGTGAAGCCCGAGCCTCCGTTCATTCCAGGCCATGAAGGCGTCGGCTATGTCGCGGCGGTGGGTGCCGGCGTGCGGTCGGTGAAGGAAGGCGATCGGGTCGGCGTGCCCTGGCTGCACACCGCCTGCGGCCATTGCGAGCACTGCATCACCGGCTGGGAAACGCTCTGCGGCGATCAGAAGAACACCGGCTATTCGGTCGATGGCGGTTTTGCGGATTATGTGATCGCCGATCCGGCCTATGTCGGCCATCTGCCCGAGGCGCTGGGCTTCGAGGCGGCAGCCCCGATCCTCTGTGCCGGCGTGACGGTCTATAAGGGCATCAAGGAAACCGAGGCCCGACCCGGCCAGTGGCTGGTGGTTTCCGGGGTTGGCGGCCTTGGTCATCTGGCCGTGCAATACGGCAAGGCGATGGGGCTGCATGTGGCCGCCGTCGACATCGGTGACGAGAAACTGGCTCTGGCCCGCCGGCTGGGTGCCGATGTGGCGCTGGATGCCCGCG contains:
- a CDS encoding energy-coupling factor ABC transporter ATP-binding protein; translation: MLEARDLVHHYPGGVTALDHVDLVIPAGGRLAILGANGAGKSTLLLALAGAIRTDRGQVILDGSPVTHDRKGLTRLRHRVGLVFQDPDDQLFAATVAEDVSFGPLNLGLTMAEARGRTAEALDMMGVAHLADRATHMLSFGQRKRVAIAGLLAMRPGILLLDEPTAGLDPAGVDELMQRLDAVAGTGTAVVIATHDMDLANGWADRIAVFGRGQIVLDGPPEAVFEDEALLAALGLRLPMLRRLAGELAARGLLKAGPLPRRLEDLVAALPGHR
- the adhP gene encoding alcohol dehydrogenase AdhP — translated: MPNTMKAAVVRAFGQPLVIEEVPVPRPDPGQVLIRVVASGVCHTDLHAAEGDWPVKPEPPFIPGHEGVGYVAAVGAGVRSVKEGDRVGVPWLHTACGHCEHCITGWETLCGDQKNTGYSVDGGFADYVIADPAYVGHLPEALGFEAAAPILCAGVTVYKGIKETEARPGQWLVVSGVGGLGHLAVQYGKAMGLHVAAVDIGDEKLALARRLGADVALDARDPEVVQKMITETEGGAHGVLVTAVSEKAFAQAADMLRRRGIMALCGLPPGTFPISIFNMVLNRRTIRGSIVGTRADLAECLTFAGEGKVAATYSTARLEDVNDVFDRMRAGKIEGRVVLKI
- a CDS encoding sigma-54-dependent Fis family transcriptional regulator — translated: MSQQSGLQMQTLTGVRGQFRDAGHLPDGSVPEVIGRSWQRCASRGLAMNRPARQDPLGLAALRRQRERNHDLLRLATPELDLLAHAMADARGVAILTDSRGLILDARGDDGFAGRARRVFLQPGACWSEEHEGTNAVGTALAEGGLVEVDGAEHYLDENRFLVCTAMPVFDPSGRIAGLFDLSADARRPQTHARTLIRLAVANLEHRWAMQAAESDGADLLVRLHSHPSWLGTPHEGLLAFRDGRLTAANRIALGLLGVDASTIGETDWEALFDGTMTGEARLLHTRAGGVPMHLRVSRPAPAVPRRRPAPAPVAEAQAVTIRGGMVWDLATDALLARAVRATDADIPVLLQGETGTGKEVFVRALHSRSSLAGRPLVAVNCAAIPEGLLESELFGYEDGAFTGARKRGSTGRIRQAEGGILFLDEIGDMPLGLQARLLRVLQDGEVLPLGAGKPVKVDFRLVAATHQDLKTAVAEGRFRSDLYYRLNHLSVTLTPLRDRQPLDGIVDAVFAATGAAARAIRLSDEARQRLIGHRWPGNLRELANLLRTLVALADDGAVIEATDLPQEILGEAEAAAEAAPPSPAPSSPAAPAAAPAAPASLRALTDDAVFRALAGTGGNISAAARLLGIHRATLHRRLKAAGGH